The nucleotide sequence GATCCCCGGGTACCGGCTGTGGCGGCGGCGATCTTTTCCCATACCAGGCATCACACCAGGGCGGAGCTTGCCTGGCTGGAGGAAGTGCTGCATGGTATTGAGTCAGATCAGCTGTAGGTTTTTATTTTGATATACAAGTTTGTATACGCAATCTTAAATAGGGAGCAAAATATGAAACGAAAGAGGGTGACCGAGACAAATGAAGGAATCCAGGAGGAGATTACCGTTGAACAGTATGATGTTATGCAGCGAGGGCTCAGGGACCGGGGATTGCTTGAAACGAAAAGCATAGTACAAAACGGTATCAGCTCAGGTCATGTTGTGGAACTGGGGCCCGGACCGGGATACCTGGGGCTTGAGTGGCTGAAATCAACGGAGGATTCTTCTCTTACCGGGGTGGAAATCAGCTCTGCCATGATTGCTATGGCAGAAAGAAACAGGGCTGATTACAGCCTGCAGGAGAGGGCAAAATACCTTGAAGCCAGCGTGCTGGATCTGCCTCTGGAAAATGAAAGTGTGGATGCTGTTTTTTCCAACGGGTCCCTGCACGAATGGGAAAACCCTGTCAGGGTTATGGACGAGGTCTACCGGGTTTTGAAACCCGGGGGAAGATTCTTTATCAGTGATCTGAAGCGAAATTTAAGCATTCTTATCCTTTTGATTATGAAGTTCACGGTAAAGGGGGACGCCATAAAAAAGGGTCTTGTTACCTCGGTACGTGCAGCATACACGGTGGATGAAATGCGCAGACTCCTCGAATGGTCCCGGTTCGGCAGGTTTTCTGTCAAAGAAAGTCCCTTTGGAATCGAAATTCGCGGCTGGAAATAAAAAAATCAACTTGAAGAAAATGCGGCCTTTGGGGTATTTTTAATGGCAACGAAGGAAGAATGTATTTTTCTCATTGCAGGAGGCACGATTGATGATCGATGTTGCCAATGTAACCCGCTGCTTCGGTGACTTCTGCGCCGTAAATAATCTTTCCTTCTCCATTCCCAAGGGAGAAATTATTGGGCTTTTGGGCCCTAACGGCGCCGGAAAAACCACTACAATGCGCATGATAACCGGATACCTCGATCCGACCATGGGAACGGTCCGGATAGGAGATGTTGATGTTCAAAGGGATCCTGAAAAAGTAAAAAACATGATCGGCTATCTGCCGGAGATGGCCCCGTTTTACGGCGACATGATTGTCTATGATTTTCTGCACTATGCCGCACGAATGCGCGGAATCGAAGACAAGCAGAGAATCCGGAAAATAGCCGGAATGTGCGCTCTCGATGATGTGATGCACAAGAACGTGGAGAACCTCTCCCGGGGGTACAAGCAGCGGGTGGGCCTGGCCTTTGCCCTGGTTCATGATCCCGATGTGCTGATTCTGGACGAGCCGACATCGGGCCTGGACCCTAATCAGATAATCGAGGTCAGAAGGCTGATAAAGGAGATCGGCCACACCAAAACGGTCATAATTTCCACCCATATCCTGCCGGAGGTTGAGACTCTCTGCGACAGGGTAATGATTGTGAGCCGCGGCCGTCTGGTCGCCGATTCGCCCACTGCAGAGCTGACTGCCCGCTTCGGCAGCAGGGTCACCATCCGGGTCCAGGTCTCCGGCTGTTCGGCGGCAGAGCTGGAACAGGTACTGCGGGGACTGGACGGGGTTGTGGATGCACGGCCTGCCGGAGATGCAGAGCCCGGGCTTGCCGCGGTACTGCTGAGCTCCGAAGGGAAAGCAGACCTTCGTCCGGAGATCTTTTCTACCGTGGCCGGCAAAGGATGGCTGCTCTACGAGCTGACCCAGCAGAAGAACTCTCTGGAGGATGTCTTCCGGGGGCTTACCCTTGAGGGTGCAGAAGAAGGAGGTGCGGCATGAAGACAGTATTGACTATTGCCCGACGTGAAGCGGGCTCCTTTTTCCAGAGCCCCATGGCCTATATTGTTATTGCCCTTTTTCTGCTTATAAACGCGATCTTCTTTTTCCCGACCTTTTTCATATTTGATCGGGCGGAGCTGCGGGGTTTTTTTCAGCTGCTGCCCCTGTTTTTCTCCTTCTTTCTGCCCGCTGTTACCATGCGTATGCTGGCGGAAGAGTTTAAAAGCGGTACGATCGAGACCCTGATAACCCTGCCGGCGGGATCGGGAAAGATCATTGCCGGGAAGTACCTTGCCGCCCTGGGGATCCTCGCCGGAATGCTGGGGCCGACCCTGCTGTATCTGCTGCTTATAGCCCCCGCCGGGGATATCGATCCCGGCCCGGTGGCCGGCGGATATCTGGGCGCTTTTTTTCTGGGCGCGGCCTATACCGCGGTGGGGTTGTTCGCCTCGTCACGGACAAGCAACCAGATTGTCGCCTTTGTAACGGCACTGGCCGTCTGCCTTGTCCTGACATTTATGGACAGCTTCATGGTTTTTCTACCCCCTGTTCTCGTCAGATTCCTGGAATACTTCAGCGCCGGGTATCACTTCGAGACCATAGCCCGGGGTATTCTTGATTCCCGCGCCCTGGTCTATTTTGCATCTTTAAGTCTGCTCTTTTTAGCGGGAGCAGTCCGCGGGGTCGAGGCAAGGAGGTAAGGTATGAAGATTATGAATTATCTGGCTTCCGAGCGCAGCAACCGGCTGCTTCTGGTAATAATCATTATACTGGTCAATCTTGTCTCCCTGAACTGGTATTTCCGTATGGACCTGACGGAGGGGAATACCTACTCCCTCTCTTCTGTCAGCAAAGAGACTATCGCCACCCTGCAGGAACCTCTGACGGTATCGGTCTTCTTTTCCAAGGACCTCCCCGCACCCTATAACGGGGTGGCTCGTTATGTGCGGGATCTGCTTGCAGAGTATGATTCCCTGGGGAACCCCAATTTCCGTTATCAGCTGGTCGACATGGAGAGTGATGAGGGCAGGGAGATTGCCGGCTCTTACGGTATCCGCAGCGTGCAGGTTCAGGAGGTAAAAAGCGATGAATTCCAGTCCCGCAATGCCTACATGGGAATAGCAGTAAGCTACGCCGATGAGGTGGCCCAGCTGCAGGAGGTAACCGGGACCGAAGGACTGGAATACCGGATCACGACCACTATCTCCCGTCTGGTAGGGACTGTAGAGGCCGCAGCCGCCCTGGATGAAAAGGTAGAGGCGGTCCTCTATTACAGCCCCGCTCTGGCTTCCTACCGCATTGCCGGTTTCGCGGAGCTGGAGGATATGGTGCGGGAGGCAGTCCAGGCGATTAACGATGAAAAGAACGGAATCCTGGATCTGCGGATTGAAACGGTAGAGGAGAACGCCGCGGTGGCTTCCCTGGGGGAACAATACGGATTCCAGCGGATCTCTTATCCGGACAAGGACAACCCCGGCCGGACCCGGGAGGCCACAGTGGGGATGGTGCTGCGCCTGGGAGACCGCTTTGAGACCCTGCCCCTGGACCTGTCTCAGCAGCTTTTCGGCGGATACGCCCTGGCAGGACTTTCTAACATCCGGGAACGCATAAACGGAGCCCTGGAGGGACTTTTGAACACCAATCCCGCGGTGGGCTATGTTGTCGGCCACGGGGAGCGGGACCTGAACGACAATCAGCGGGGTGCCGCGGTGTTCCGCAGCTTAAGCAGCGACCTGTATGAGTTCAGGGAAATAAATCTGGCGGAAGACGAGATTCCCCCCGGTATCAACACTCTGATAATCAACGGACCAAAAGCACCTGTCTCTGAAGAAGAGCTCTATGTTCTGGACCAGTTTCTGATGAGGGGCGGCAGCCTGATGATCCTGGCCGATCCCTACGATATTGTTCAGTCCCAGAACGCGCCTCCGGCCTACATTCCAATAAACCATGGTTTAACGGAGATACTCTCCCGTTACGGGGTGGAGCTTAAGAGGAATATTCTGCTGGATAAAAAAGCCTATCAGGTTCGGCAGCAGTTCGGCAACATGCCGCTCTACTACGTGCCTATGCTGGAGAAGCAGAGCCTGGATCAGGAGCATCCTGTAACGAAGAACCTGGGGCAGGTGGCCTTCTTTGCCTCGTCCACTGTACATCAGTCGGAAAATCCCCCGGCGGAGGTTGACCTGCGGGTACTGGCCCGTTCCTCCGGGGATGCCTGGACCATGGAGGAGAATATCGATCTGAACCCCATGGGGATGAGTCCTCCGGCGGATTCAGAGCTGGCAAGTTACCCTCTTATGCTGCTTGCGGAAGGGTATTTCCCGAGCTTTTTTGAAGGCCCACTGGGAACCACGGTTCTGGAAAACGGGATAAGCGGTTCCCGACATATTGAACGGGGAATCCGGCGGGGCAAGCTGCTGGTTGCGGGAAGCTCAGAACTGAGCGGCGCCCAGCTTGTTGATCCTCAAGGAACAAGCCCCAATGCGATTCTTATTCAGAACATGCTGGATTACCTTAACGGCAATGAAGAGCTGCCCCTGACCCGCAGCAAGGGACTTAACCTGATGCCTCTGGGAGACACATCGCCGAGGTACCGCAGTTTTGTAAAGGGCTTTGCCATGGTCGGAATGCCGCTGCTCGTTATTATTACCGGCCTTCTTGTCTGGCGGCTGCGCGAAGCCAGGCGCAGGAATATCCGCCGTATGTTCAGCCCCGAAGATAAGAAGGAGGTGGAAAAATGAGATTTCCCGTAAGCAGGCGCAAGGTTGTCTACCTGATACTGATTGCCGTTCTTCTTGTGATACTTTTACTGCAGCAGTTTCTTGGAAGGTCTGTTCAGCCGAATATACCTCAGATAGAGGCTGATGTAAGCGCCATGACGATTGCAGACGGAGAGCGGACCATAGAAATAAGAAAAAGCGGCGACGAGTGGCTGATCGGGTCTGAGAATTATCCCGGGGATGCCGACAAGATCGAGAACCTGGCCGGGAAAATCGCACGCCTCCAGCCCCTGGAGCAGGTCAGCCGCTCCGGCTATTTTCGCCCCTATCGGCTCGATGACAACGAAGCCATTACAGTTACGGTGTATTCCGGGACGGAGAAGCTCCGCTCTGTCTTAATCGGCAAGGCCGGAACAACGGGTCGGCAAAGTTATATCCGTTTTCCCGGCAGGAACGAGATCCTGCTGGTCTCAGGAAACCTGCGCCGGGATTTTGAAGTCTCCGTCGGCAACCTGCGGGAAAAGCAGCTCTTTACGCTTGATCCCGCAAGTGTACGGCGCCTGGTCCTTGCAAAAACCGGAGAGGAACCCGGAGGTTTCATCCGGACATCCGAAGGCTGGACCAGCGACGATGGCGGTCCGGCAAACGCCGAACGACTGGATGAGTATGTGCGGAACTATGCATCCTTCAGCGTCCAGGACTTCCCGGAGGATGCCATGGATACCGGGGAGCTGATAATGCAGGTTATCCTGGAAACCGACGGTGGAGAGATCAGCGTGGAGATTCTGACGGAGACCGAAGAAGGTCCCTACCTGGCGAGGTCCTCGACAACGCCGTATATCTTCTCCCTGGCGGCATACAAGGCCAACCAGCTGATACAGTCCCCGGCAGAGTTTCTGTCAGAGAATCAGTAGTATTCGTAGTCCTCGTCGTCCAGGACCAGGTACTCCCTGATAAGGCTCCACATGAGCTCATCGCAGGGGGTGCCTGCCTCTCCCGGAGCCGGTGCCCCGCCGCGGGGGTCGTAGCCGCAGGACCAGAAGTGTGATTCCAGGTCCGTGTCTTCCAGTTCTTCAATCTCCCGCCGCAGGGAACCCTCAAAGGCTCCGAGGAGTTCATCATCTTCCAGGGCGTCATTCAGACCGAACTCATCCCGGAAAATCTGGAAGGCCTCCCCTCCGCTGTGTCCCTGGCACGAGAACATTCTGATTGCCAGAAGGTCCAGGGTGTCCTCGGTCCAGCCGTAGGTCTGGATGGCCGCGGAGATTCCGTCGGTCTCTTCGGCATCGTGGAACATTTCAAAGCGCTTCAAAATTTGCAGAAACTCGGCATACAGGCGGATCCACTCCTGCCCGGCCATTATAAGGCCTACAAAAGCATAGGTCCCCAGGGGAGCGGTATCGGTCTCCATCCGCATCGATTCTCCCATGCGTTCCAGGGTTTCTTCGATCTGTCCGGGAATATCGAATCCTCCGGCGGCATAAAAGAAGGTATGCTCGCTGGTTAAGGTAAGCGGTCGTCCGCTTTGTGTTTCAAGGTGCCATGAAGGCGAGGGAAACTCCTTGAATTCTCCGTTCTCCTGGCTGCCGAAAATCAGGCTCAGATGATTCTCTGCTGATCCTTCGCGGCCGTCACCCCCTCCCCTCCGGTCCAAAAGGCCTTGAATCGCTTTAAGGGTTTCGGAGACGCTGTCGATGTTGTGCAGATCAACGGTAAAGTGCTTTGTTCCCATCGCTGTGCCCTCCATAGTAAAGTATACACACCGGGGATTGCGGAGAAAAGGGGCAGGGGTTCTATTTTTTGCCTATATGAATCCGGCTGCTTAAAGTTTCCCGTTCATCGTCAATTATCCGGTACCAGGTATATTTCTGGTTCTCCTTCATTATCTGATCAAGCCCTTTCTGTTTAAGCTGATCATAGATCTCTCTGCTTTTTGAGGCTTTAAGAAAAAGATCCCGCTGTGAAAGCTCGAGGACTTTGTTGATCATATCAGGGAGCTGGTCTTCCAGATATTTGTAAAACTCCTGTTCTATCAGGCTGTACTTTTGCAGTATCTGGTCGGTATAGATCATGAGAATCGGATCGGCATTCCGCAGCAGGGTCAGGGACTCCCGGAGTTCCCGCAAAATGGCTATGGGGCGGTGATAATCGCTGCCGGATTTATACAGTTCCAGGGCCTGTGTACACTTTCTCAGAAGGTCGCTTCTGCTGAGTTCGCCGATTTTAATCTGTTTTGCCGAGCTGATGACCCGGGAGAATACATTTATCAGGGAGGTAAATATCAGGTCTCGCCAGCGCTCCTTTTCTATGGCGGAATAGAGTTTGAGCAGATGGCTCTGGTAGATCAGTTTTTCCTTCTGGGATTTCTTGAACAGGATTTCAAATACCGTCAGTTCCATTCCCTTGAACTGGAATCTGCCGAGGTTGAAATAGCTGACCTCGTCAAGCAGGTCCGCTTCCGCTCCAGGCCTCTCTTTCTGCAGCTGATGAACAACATGATTGGTGGCCAGGATTTTGGTATCTGTGGGGGCAAGGGTATTGGCAAAGCCCTGAAGCCTGGCGGCGGTATTGATTATGTCTCCGGAGATGTCACCGTCCTGGGTTATTACCAGGGGGGTATATGCCCTGCCGCCGGCTATTCCGCCTGAGACAGCCATGTCCGGTAGAATTATCTTGTGCACGATTCTGCTTTCCTGCAGCTTTTTACTTTTTACAACCCTGCGGCGGGAAAAGTAGTCCGCAATATTCACTGTTGCCGAGCTTATGCCCCGGGGATCGTCGGAAATCAGGATAATCGCGTCGCCCTCGCTGCGCCAGCTCAAGGTGCCGAAGCTTTTTGCGATCCTGCGGATATCATCCTGGATGCATTCGTCCAGCAGCATCAGCATCGATAGATTGCGTCGGTTCTTCAGGCAAAAGGCGGAGTACCCGTGAATGTCGAGAATCGCCGCGTACACCGTGGAAATGGAGGTGTTCCGTTTAAGGTCGCCGGTTCCCGGGACTCCTGGAAATGGTAATACCAATTCTTTCCAAAGCCCCGGGAACTCCTTTTCGTCCAGGGGTGCAAAAACACCCCAGTTAAGTTCTTTAATAAGGTGAAAGACCTTTTTAAAAACCCGCAGGTTTGATTCTGTACGGGGCAGAGGGTCCACATACTCCATGAGGCGCGAGAAGCTTCTGATTGAACGGTTTATAACCCGGTTATAGAGATGTTCGAAGAGTTCGTAAGGGGATGTTTCAAGGTTGTAGTCATCTAGAGTTTTCATTGTTTCCATGTACAGAGTACTGAAAATAGCAGGCCCCGGCCAGACCCATGATCCCCGGGGCTACAGCCATTTCTTTTTCTTGAAGTACAGGAGCATGCCGACGGCAACCAGGGCCATTACTCCCATAATGGCAGGATAGCCCAGAGGCCAGGAAAGTTCCGGCATGATTTCGAAATTCATGCCGTATATCCCGGCGATATAGGTAAGGGGTATGAATATGGTGGCCACGATGGTCAGTACCCGCATGATGCTGTTGGTAGAGTTGCTTACCTTGCTCTGGTAGGAGTCCATCAGACCCTTCATGCTGTCCCGCATCAGCTCTATCCAGTCGATAATCTGAACAATATGATCGTGGAGGTCACGGAAGAATATCTGGACCTCTTCGGAAACGGATGGGATCTGTCCACGCATCAGAGCGGAGGCCGCCTCACGCATGGGCCAGACCGCCCGGCGCAGGGAGAGGAGTTCCCTGGTTAGGGCATGCACCCGGGCTGAAGGGTCCGGACCGTCTTCGAACAGGACCTGCTCTTCCATTTCTTCGAACTCCTCCCGCAGGTCTTCAAGAACAAGAAAGTAGTTGTCCACCACTGCATCGGCCAGGCAGTAGGCCAGGTAATCGGCATTCATCTTCCGCACCCGTCCCAGTCCTTCCGTAAGGCGCCGGCGGACCGGGTCAAAGACGTCCCCGGGGTGTTCCTGAAAAGAGAGAACATAGTCCCTGCCGGAAATAATACTGACCTGCTCGGTTTCGACGGTTTTTTCTTCCATGTTCCAGGTGAGCATATGGAGCAGCAGAAAGAGCTGGTCCCCGTACTCGTCAGCCTTTGGACGCTGCCCGGTATGCTGGATATTCTCGGCGGCTATGGGGTGTATGCCGAAGCGCCGGGTGATGCTTTTCAGCAATCCAGAGTCATGGACCCCGGGGATATCCAGCCACAGGATGCGGCCATCCTTTGTAAGATCCTCCAGGGAGTCCTCCGCGGGGATCTTCTGTTCCTCGATGAAGTCGGCATTATAACGGAACAGGGTCATTTCTACCGGCTGCCCGGTGGCCCGGGGTTCATCGACTATTGATCCGGGGGCAACTCCTATGCGGCGTGAAAAAAGTTTCGCGAAGCGTTTCATTGACTCTCCTTCTTTCCTCTTCGGAACATTCCCATTAATCGGTTCTGGAGGCTGATCTCCTTCTTTTTCGTTTCCTGTACATTCTGATTGTAAAGGAAAGGCCGTTTTTCGGCATTAAACACCACATAGGAAATCAGTCCGTCGCTGCCGGAAACAGGGTATGCAGTCAGGGGATATCCTTCCGCTTTCAGGTCGACCGGCGAGAAGGTTTCTTCCATACCGGCGCGAAGGTCGTTGAACTGGATCTTCTTCCAGACATTTTCGACGGATTTCTGCAGTATCTCCTGTTTTTCCTGTTTCAGTACTTCCAGTAGAGAACGGCTGATAAAGACAATGTTCCCGGTACTGTCGGTTATCAGCATCTGTGCCGGAGAGTTAGAGATAATAATATCGAGGAGGGTTCCCTGTGCTGCGACCTTACGGCTTAATTTACTGTTGGCATCGGTAAGGCTGTTGTAGAGACCCTGCAAACGCCGGCCCAGGGAACCGAATCCTGCAAAATCGGTATCCCGGTTCAGGCGGCGGTATCTGCTTTGCTGGATAAGGCGGTCGAGGCGTTTTTCTACGGAGACCCCGCGGAAGGCGATAGCCCCCCAGGCTGTAAGGTAGATGATGCAGGCAATAATCGAAATAAAGAGTATCCGTTCCGCTGTAAAAACGGGATTAACCAACCCCTCTGCAGAGTCCCCGGTAATCAGCAGGTATGCCGAGATTCCCACCGATAGAATGCCAAGGGAGCCGAGAATCAGAAGGAGTAAAAATGAGCGACTTCTTTTGAGATCCATACGTCCCCCTAAATCTCACTAAAGGCAGAGATGTTTTCGTTTCTTCCCACAACCAGCAGGATATCCTGTTCCTGAAGGACCTCCTCCCCCCCGGGAAAGATGAGATTTTCGCTTTTTGTGGGGTTCCCGATTTCGTCAACACCGTAATTGTAACGCCGGATGGCGATGACGTTGATCTGCAGGCGCTTGCGCAGGTCCAGCTCAATCAGCTGCTTGCCGAAGAAATCCTTTGGCCCCCGGACCTCGGCTACGCTTATTTCTCCGGAAAGGGGAATCCTGTCCAGCACATCCGGGGCAATCAGCCGATTCGCGAGTCTGGTTCCCCCATCGATCTCGACATTGACTATTTCATCCGCCCCGACCTGTCGCAGTACCTGGTGATGCAGATCGGTCAGGGACCTGGCGATAATATAGGGTACCCCCAGGCGCTTGAGTATAGCTGTTGTCAGGATGCTGGCCTCGAAGCTGTCGCCAATGGCTACAATTCCGATATCCACATCCTCCAGGTCCAGTTCACCCATGCGGGCCTCGTCGGTTGAATCAAGATGCACCGCCTGGGTTACGCTGTTCTTTATTCTGTCAATCAACAGCTCGTCGGAATCTACGGCAATAACGGTACCGCCCTTTTCTTCCAAAACTTCGCATAAACGGCTGCCGAAGCTGCCGAGGCCGATAACCAGATAGTTTTTATTTGCTTCTTTTGCCATGCTTTACTCCAGTTTATCCAATTGAAAGATCCGTTACCGGATAACGTATTTCCACGCGCTGCTGACCGGAACCGGCGGCGGCAATAAAGGTCAGAGGGCCGATACGGCCCAGGAACATCAGGATGATTATGACACATTTTCCCAGGGGACTTAAATCGCCGGTGATCCCCGCAGAAAGTCCGACAGTGCCGAAGGCGGAAACCGCTTCAAAGAGGATCTTGATTGCCGGGGCATCTTCGGTCAGCATCAGGATAAAGGTACCCAGAAAAACCGTCACCAGACCGAAGGTCGCAATGGTAAAGGATTTGAGGACGATGTCGCTGCTCAGAGAAGAACGGAACAGGGTTATCTCCTTTGATTCCCTCAGCAGACTGCGGAAATAGGCCCCCATGGCGGCGAGATTATTGACCTTGATCCCCCCGGCGGTACTACCGGCAGCCCCGCCGACAAACATGAAAAGGCACATAAAAAGATACGTCGCACTGCCTAAAGCTCCCATTGGAATGGTGTTGAATCCCGCGGTACGCAGGGTTACGGACTGGAAAAAGGCGGCCAGGTACTGCCTGCCGGTGCCAAGGCCCTTGAGAACTCCACTATGCTCCAGGGCGTAAAAGATCAGGGCCCCGCCAAGGATAAGTCCTGCAGAAATAATAAGGACAACTTTGGTATTAACCGAGAGCCGCCGGCCGCTCCTGGAAGAGCGCCTCGCGGAACTGAAAAACGTAAGAAGATTGAGATGGACGCCAAAGCTCAATCCGCCGACGATAATGAGGAAAGCGACTGTCCCGTTTACCAGCAGATTGCCGTAAAGGCCTTCAAGGCTGTCGCTGAAAAGGGCAAAGCCGGCGTTACAAAAGGCGGAAACCGCGTGAAAGAGGGCCGCGAACAGGCGTCCGCCGTAGGCGCCGGAGAAGGACGGGGACGACAGGTAGAGCATGACTGCCCCGAGGGCTTCGAAGAGAAGGGTAGCTGAAATGATCAGTATTACGGTCTTTTTAATGGACCGAAGATCGTCCTGACTCAGCATGTACGCTGCAATCAGCTTCTCCTGACGGCTTATTCCCCGGCGCAGTATGAAGATTGAAAAATAGGAGAG is from Marispirochaeta sp. and encodes:
- a CDS encoding DUF4340 domain-containing protein, whose product is MRFPVSRRKVVYLILIAVLLVILLLQQFLGRSVQPNIPQIEADVSAMTIADGERTIEIRKSGDEWLIGSENYPGDADKIENLAGKIARLQPLEQVSRSGYFRPYRLDDNEAITVTVYSGTEKLRSVLIGKAGTTGRQSYIRFPGRNEILLVSGNLRRDFEVSVGNLREKQLFTLDPASVRRLVLAKTGEEPGGFIRTSEGWTSDDGGPANAERLDEYVRNYASFSVQDFPEDAMDTGELIMQVILETDGGEISVEILTETEEGPYLARSSTTPYIFSLAAYKANQLIQSPAEFLSENQ
- a CDS encoding TrkA family potassium uptake protein gives rise to the protein MAKEANKNYLVIGLGSFGSRLCEVLEEKGGTVIAVDSDELLIDRIKNSVTQAVHLDSTDEARMGELDLEDVDIGIVAIGDSFEASILTTAILKRLGVPYIIARSLTDLHHQVLRQVGADEIVNVEIDGGTRLANRLIAPDVLDRIPLSGEISVAEVRGPKDFFGKQLIELDLRKRLQINVIAIRRYNYGVDEIGNPTKSENLIFPGGEEVLQEQDILLVVGRNENISAFSEI
- a CDS encoding Gldg family protein, whose product is MKIMNYLASERSNRLLLVIIIILVNLVSLNWYFRMDLTEGNTYSLSSVSKETIATLQEPLTVSVFFSKDLPAPYNGVARYVRDLLAEYDSLGNPNFRYQLVDMESDEGREIAGSYGIRSVQVQEVKSDEFQSRNAYMGIAVSYADEVAQLQEVTGTEGLEYRITTTISRLVGTVEAAAALDEKVEAVLYYSPALASYRIAGFAELEDMVREAVQAINDEKNGILDLRIETVEENAAVASLGEQYGFQRISYPDKDNPGRTREATVGMVLRLGDRFETLPLDLSQQLFGGYALAGLSNIRERINGALEGLLNTNPAVGYVVGHGERDLNDNQRGAAVFRSLSSDLYEFREINLAEDEIPPGINTLIINGPKAPVSEEELYVLDQFLMRGGSLMILADPYDIVQSQNAPPAYIPINHGLTEILSRYGVELKRNILLDKKAYQVRQQFGNMPLYYVPMLEKQSLDQEHPVTKNLGQVAFFASSTVHQSENPPAEVDLRVLARSSGDAWTMEENIDLNPMGMSPPADSELASYPLMLLAEGYFPSFFEGPLGTTVLENGISGSRHIERGIRRGKLLVAGSSELSGAQLVDPQGTSPNAILIQNMLDYLNGNEELPLTRSKGLNLMPLGDTSPRYRSFVKGFAMVGMPLLVIITGLLVWRLREARRRNIRRMFSPEDKKEVEK
- a CDS encoding ATP-binding cassette domain-containing protein, with product MIDVANVTRCFGDFCAVNNLSFSIPKGEIIGLLGPNGAGKTTTMRMITGYLDPTMGTVRIGDVDVQRDPEKVKNMIGYLPEMAPFYGDMIVYDFLHYAARMRGIEDKQRIRKIAGMCALDDVMHKNVENLSRGYKQRVGLAFALVHDPDVLILDEPTSGLDPNQIIEVRRLIKEIGHTKTVIISTHILPEVETLCDRVMIVSRGRLVADSPTAELTARFGSRVTIRVQVSGCSAAELEQVLRGLDGVVDARPAGDAEPGLAAVLLSSEGKADLRPEIFSTVAGKGWLLYELTQQKNSLEDVFRGLTLEGAEEGGAA
- a CDS encoding methyltransferase domain-containing protein, producing the protein MKRKRVTETNEGIQEEITVEQYDVMQRGLRDRGLLETKSIVQNGISSGHVVELGPGPGYLGLEWLKSTEDSSLTGVEISSAMIAMAERNRADYSLQERAKYLEASVLDLPLENESVDAVFSNGSLHEWENPVRVMDEVYRVLKPGGRFFISDLKRNLSILILLIMKFTVKGDAIKKGLVTSVRAAYTVDEMRRLLEWSRFGRFSVKESPFGIEIRGWK
- the corA gene encoding magnesium/cobalt transporter CorA encodes the protein MKRFAKLFSRRIGVAPGSIVDEPRATGQPVEMTLFRYNADFIEEQKIPAEDSLEDLTKDGRILWLDIPGVHDSGLLKSITRRFGIHPIAAENIQHTGQRPKADEYGDQLFLLLHMLTWNMEEKTVETEQVSIISGRDYVLSFQEHPGDVFDPVRRRLTEGLGRVRKMNADYLAYCLADAVVDNYFLVLEDLREEFEEMEEQVLFEDGPDPSARVHALTRELLSLRRAVWPMREAASALMRGQIPSVSEEVQIFFRDLHDHIVQIIDWIELMRDSMKGLMDSYQSKVSNSTNSIMRVLTIVATIFIPLTYIAGIYGMNFEIMPELSWPLGYPAIMGVMALVAVGMLLYFKKKKWL
- a CDS encoding TrkH family potassium uptake protein, which gives rise to MKKNLILLPVLLSIVSLFLEQQVTMTVFWLVIINLLDVTVLLILVVEIVSSFRLAPYKYIYVKNNVFSLLFTAAFVLLFVYSKIQTFQVHFNPHLVDPSLTAAAFKNTFLVLKVLTRFRRLNALLESISLKPAQTIVLSFLLVILVGALILMIPFTSSSKEGLDFLDALFTATSAVCVTGLIVVDTATAYSLWGHIAIMALIQIGGLGIMLLSYFSIFILRRGISRQEKLIAAYMLSQDDLRSIKKTVILIISATLLFEALGAVMLYLSSPSFSGAYGGRLFAALFHAVSAFCNAGFALFSDSLEGLYGNLLVNGTVAFLIIVGGLSFGVHLNLLTFFSSARRSSRSGRRLSVNTKVVLIISAGLILGGALIFYALEHSGVLKGLGTGRQYLAAFFQSVTLRTAGFNTIPMGALGSATYLFMCLFMFVGGAAGSTAGGIKVNNLAAMGAYFRSLLRESKEITLFRSSLSSDIVLKSFTIATFGLVTVFLGTFILMLTEDAPAIKILFEAVSAFGTVGLSAGITGDLSPLGKCVIIILMFLGRIGPLTFIAAAGSGQQRVEIRYPVTDLSIG
- a CDS encoding ABC transporter permease subunit, encoding MKTVLTIARREAGSFFQSPMAYIVIALFLLINAIFFFPTFFIFDRAELRGFFQLLPLFFSFFLPAVTMRMLAEEFKSGTIETLITLPAGSGKIIAGKYLAALGILAGMLGPTLLYLLLIAPAGDIDPGPVAGGYLGAFFLGAAYTAVGLFASSRTSNQIVAFVTALAVCLVLTFMDSFMVFLPPVLVRFLEYFSAGYHFETIARGILDSRALVYFASLSLLFLAGAVRGVEARR